The genomic segment TCCGTATACGGAACTGTTAACGATCTTGCTATGTGCGGAGCAAAACCCGAATGGTTGAGCGCCAGCTTCATACTTGAGGAAGGACTCCCAATGGAAACCCTCTGGAGGGTTGTTCAATCGATGGGAGAAGCCGCTGAAAGAACAGGTGTATCAATTGTAACAGGAGACACAAAGGTTGTTGACAGAGGTAAGGGCGACGGGATCTATATCAATACTGCTGGAGTGGGTGTTATCCCTGACGGTGTAGATATCAGCCCATCCAGGGTTAGAAAAGGAGATTCCATTATTCTCAGTGGTGACATTGGACGGCACGGAATCGCCATCATGGCCATTCGTGAAGGAATCGATTTCCAGACGGTCATTCAGAGTGATCTTGCGCCCCTTGACAGAATAGTCTCAGAACTGCTTGAAGCTGATCTCGATATTCACTGTATGAGGGATCTTACAAGGGGAGGGCTTGCCAGCGGTCTGAATGAAATCGCTTCTGCCGGTAAAGTTTCAATAAATATCAGGGAGAGCCTTATCCCTGTTCGTGATGATGTTCTTGGAGCCTGCGAGATACTTGGATTTGATTCGCTCTACGTTGCCAATGAGGGGAGATTCGTTGTTATACTTCCCGAAGAGAATGCCGAAAAGGCTGTTGATATTCTTCAAAAATA from the Candidatus Aegiribacteria sp. genome contains:
- the hypE gene encoding hydrogenase expression/formation protein HypE → MIPNESCPIPLSDYPEVTMAHGGGGKLMHDLISRMMYRVFSNPILDAQHDGAVLKIKGGKIAFSTDSHVITPLFFPGGDIGYLSVYGTVNDLAMCGAKPEWLSASFILEEGLPMETLWRVVQSMGEAAERTGVSIVTGDTKVVDRGKGDGIYINTAGVGVIPDGVDISPSRVRKGDSIILSGDIGRHGIAIMAIREGIDFQTVIQSDLAPLDRIVSELLEADLDIHCMRDLTRGGLASGLNEIASAGKVSINIRESLIPVRDDVLGACEILGFDSLYVANEGRFVVILPEENAEKAVDILQKYEDSRQATIIGHVAEASYADVIMESSIGAERIVDMMSGEQLPRIC